The Corythoichthys intestinalis isolate RoL2023-P3 chromosome 19, ASM3026506v1, whole genome shotgun sequence nucleotide sequence tcatggtatttaactcattgcctgccattcacTTAGCAACAAGAGGTATCCAAATCATTTaatctgggaggactggctatgaatgttcatttttcaatgccattgatgtcTAGTCATGAATGTAATTCtgactttttcttttctttttttgtgtcagcCTTCCAGAATAGTGATACAGAAAGCCTTGTGAACACAGCAAGGAAAATGGTTTGAATGAGACAACATGACAAAACAGCCGCCTCGGTCCAGATTCGCACCTGCATCCACTGCCTTAGCACGCGTGTTTTCACATATGTCAGTCCTCTGCTTATTTCGAGCGCGAGGCGCCGGCTCTTCCATTGAGACTGGAGCCGAATTCCAGAACTGTGGACAGCGCAAAGAGGAAAAACGCGTCCGTGGAATTGTCACGCCGCATCTCATCGGCTCCTTTTCCCCACCGAGGTGGCCCTCAAACGCGAGACTCTCCAGTTTTCCCTTGCGTTTTTTCCCACCGGCGTTCGCGTACATGCAAATGTGACGAAAGGGTGTCGGGAAGCGTCAAAACTTACCTGAATCCTCGAGACATACTGCTTGCCCTCCTTCCCTCGTCTTCTTGAGCGCGTGTTGCTCTATCGCACTggttcgctctctcctctcgccCGCTCTCTCTCTCCCTAGCTCTCTCATTTGCTTTCTCACAAACACACCATAGCTCTCTTCCTCACACTGTAGCGTTCTCTCACTCACCCACTCTTTTAACATATAACGATTCACTATCTCTTACAGCATCTCTCTTTTAACCCCATCTCTTTTTCTATCTTCCGTTGCCGTCTCACACCCCATGGCTCTCACTCCCTCTCGACACAGACATTCACCAGAACTCACTCTCCCTCATCTGTATCTCTTTCCTTTACTCTTTTAACTGTAGATCGCTTTCTGAATCTTAaccattgatttttgttttgtctctATTACTCTAGCTCTCTGTCACACCATTTCTCTTCCAAAACagcttttttttccctacaCCAATTAAAGCATTGTCTTTTGCTTCTCTCTGAACCCTcactttctttctcttttttctCCCTTTCGCTATTGCCCCCACTCTCAGTCTTTCTCTTGGCCTCATCTTCTCTCCATATGTCCCTCACCCACATCATTAACATATCTGTTACGAGGGAGAAAAAGCATTTAGACCAATGAAATAATCATATATGACAGTACACAATTTCAGAACTATGAATGACGTCAGCAACAAACAGACGTGAATGACGTGGAGCGTCCTTACTTTGACTTGTGAGGATTTTGAATGGTGACAGCTTCTGCGGGATGGGGAGGGGTCGAGGAGGGCGTCAATTGAGTTTCAGCACCAAGGACAGCAGACAGCAGAAGGCAGTTTCCTATCGCCACCTAGTGTTCATACGCAGACCAACGTCTTTAGCAAAACGGCATCTTTTGTGATTGGAATCATCACCTGCACAAACGGCACAACACTGACCTCGCGTGGGAGCTATGGAACATTGCAACTCGTAATATAGTCGCACAACTTACTACTGTTTTTCCTGAGGACTTCAGAGCGTCAAAATATCCATTTATATTAGGACGTCTTTTGAGTTGGTAATAACaccatatactagtccttctcaaaaaagttgcatattgtgataaagttcattattttctgtaatgtaatgataaacattagactttcatatattttcgattcattacacacaactgaagtactttaagccttttattgttttaatattgatgattttggcaaaaaaaaaaagtcaagaaaaacgtccttatctaaaaaaattagcatgtcatgaaaaggtactctaaagaaactactaatcatctgaatcaacgaattaactcaaaacccctgcgaaagattcctgaggcttttaaaaactagcCTGGttgattactcaaaaccgcaatcatgggcaagactgccgacctgactgctgtccagaaggccataattgacaccctcaaggaagaggctaagacacagaaagaaatttctgagagaATAGGCTGTTTCCAGAGTGCTGtaccaaggcacctcagtgggaagtctgtgggaaggaaaaagtgtggcatgaaacgctgcacaaccacaagaggtgactgcaccctgagacagattgtggagaagggcagaTTCCAgacccaccgtgcacaggcgtgtgctggaaatgggctgcaGGTgctgcattccccaggtcaagccacttttgaacgtgaaaaagcggcagaagcgcctgacctggacaacagagaagcagcactggactgttgttcagtagtccaaagtcttttttcagatttgaccaaattttacatgtcattcggaaatcaaggtgccagagtttggaggaagactgtggagaaggaaatgccaaaattccTGAAgttcagtgtcaagtacccacagtcagtgatggtctggggtgccatgtcagacgctggtgttggtctactgcggGGTCAGGGTCAAGGCAgctagctagctatcaggagattttggagcacttcatgcttccatctgctgaaaagctttatggaggtaaagatttcatttttcagcacgacctggcacctgctcacagtgccaaaaccactgctaaatggtttactgaccgtggcattactgtgctcaattggcctgccacctctcctgacctgaaccccatagagaatctgggggatattgtgaagaggaagttgagagacacctgaccaacactgtggatgagtttaaggccgctatcgaagcatcctgggcctctataacacctcagcagtgccacaggcctgATTGCCTACataccacgccgcattgaagcagtcatttctgcaaaaagacTCCCGactaagtattgagtgcatagctgatataattaattgaagggtgactttttttgtattaaaaaacactttttgtattggtcggatgaaatgtgcaaattttttttagacagggaTTCTTATTTTCTTGACttctttgccaaaatcatcaatattaaaacaataaaaggtttgaactacttcagttgtgtgcagtgctgttaataacggcgttacaatataacggcgttactaacggcaataagatatcacatattatagaactagatgcaaatgttagacacagctgcattggcaacatgtttaaggactacatgcgttagtaaacagctgccttcttaaagcagtagacctctcaggaaggctctgttgtagagatccttcccagcggacctacttttttttttttttaatctaaaatagtcctacatcggcaaaatcttgacttaaatctatatttaaatgatgaaacagttttaaaacttacacatgttgaaagtagacagaagggaactgatgcaatagcgggagcaattttaacaactttaacggttgagtcacaactttaaatgacttccacacatagcaaaggttactatctagttatcgcaatacccttgtgtgtagttaagtggagggtaaagaattgggctagggccaattgtcccaaaaaccctttaaacttcacattgtgtgacctttttttttgttgtttttttttttttttttttgaggaaaaaaaaaacaaaacatgaaaattatcactagtaactttgccaagtaactaattactctttaattcaggtaactgagttactaacgcaattactttttgggagaagtaatttgtaactgtaattaattacttttttaaagtaaaattaacaacactggttgtgtgtaatgaatctaaaatatatgaaagtctaatgtttatcagtacattacagaaaataatgaacttcatcacaatatgctaatttttttagaaggactagtatatcacatacatatagaactagatgcgaaaagtGTTCGACGGCTGCATCAGTCACCTGCCGGTATATAACGTGGCTGATTCAGGCTGcatgttggggaaaaaaatacatctattatttttttcaagcaagTGGTTGATTTACTTTATCTCTGAAATTTACGCAAAAGCAAGCCCTTTAAAAATCGACTGAAAATGTGTCCTTGTTTCAAAGCAGACGCTCCGTAGACTAGATTAGCACTGATATAAAATGGCCGACAAGTAATAACGGCTACAACGTCCAGTTTACAGCGCGCATTCCACACCTAGATCTATGTATGTGATATTTACGATTTATACTCCCAAAAATgtcaaataaaaattcaaacTTTATAGTAACACGTCACGTAGTATCCTGGCTTCCTTTACATTTTAAATGCCCTACACCCCATGTCCACAAACAAAAGCCTCATATAAGTCTCTTCACTCAAAAATCAAGACGCTTTTTATTGCCCTGACAAAGATGGCCCCCTTGTTGACGTGTCAGCACAGCGGGCCAAGGAAATCAATGAGAGGTTTCGCGTCAATCACAGAAGATAACAGTACCCGACATTTTTCGCATTTGCGAAATAACACTAACGCGCGGACTTAACTTTTTTTGGTttattaatataaataaaaatctcaaGATTAATTGTACTTCGCATTTTACAAGTTAATAGCTAGGTTAACCAGTATAACTTTACCGGTCACGTGACTCGTTTCGTTTAGACGAGGAAGTCCGGGAGCGGATGAGTGTATTAATAATCCTTCACAAACTACCCCACCGCTGGATTTACTGTTGTCCAGTCGAACGCATAGTTTGAAAAAGAAACGGTGAGCAACTCCCCGCTCCGTCCGcggatgttgtttttatttcgcAAGTTAGCATGGAGCGGAACAGGGAAACTTCCGACAATGCTAGTTGTTGTTAGCCAAGGTTAGCGACGCTggtcatgatttaaaaaagtgagTATCTGAACGAGTTTAGAGTTAAAACCGACATTAGTTTAGCTTTTAATGAGCCCTTTGCGCTtagtttaaataaaattgaactaTATGCTCAACTTGAAAGGCAGCAAAAGTTAGGACCGCTTATGTAAATTTATCATTTAAGTAGCGAATGTATCATTATGGTGTCTCATATTGAGAGTAGTCGCGGAAGTACTTTACTCGAACTTTGTACTGTTGTTGTGGCTACTTCTAGTTATTAGTTTCAAATAAAACGACAAACGGCATCAATTGAGTCAACCTCTGCACTTAAtatatagggtgaccaaacgtcctcttttgcccggacaagtcctactttcacatagtgtcctcgtggtccgggcgggttttataaattcataaaaatgtccggtttttatgatttttcacgggaccaatttgaagagatccctccggccgctgggtggcagcagttgacatggctcctactagaatggagggaagtagtagtagttcttgtttttgttggcagtttacccctatcatgaggcattatcgccatctactgggttgacgatttggccacaatgcctgttttgttttttttttttttaatgataaatacgtatataatggcaactgttgacttctgtcggagctttgactgtaaaatcccgtttggtgtcgcatcggcacactgccgatgattgtaaactttcatagcaaagtttgaAATTTGCctgagctagctatcagtaagctaaaccgcgctaggcattatgggaaatgtagttttgaactgctatgtttggaaacatgctgattgaatagtttgtcattttatttcggtttttgtttgtgtgcaatctagaacattgaatgagaacaatttaatgggaataacaatttgtcaaggacaattgtcgtgatagtaatttataaacatgtttagttggcacaaagcctactgtgtgtatgtgtattgactggactacatttcaatgggtctgcattattttaagtcattatttttttttcaaactgcatttttccatccagagtgagggggcacactttaaatataagtgatataggcatctttgagtgaacttcgagtaaaattcaagtatcttgaggccgggctgagtgtccttttttttttagaaatcaaaatatagtCACCCTGTTCATATATAAATTTACATACTCTGTACTTTCAATCATCAGCAGTTGTTTATAATCTTAAATGTTGTTAAGTTGGGTAATTTTGTCCCTAACGAGGAAAAGCTTcatagaaaatgaataaacCTTTGTCCCTTTATTCAGCAGGCCCTCAAGATGGCTGAGGAGCATGCTCACTGCATGACTTGTGTCAACCGAGGATGCATGGTCAGACCTCAGCCAGGCGTTTCCTGTGATCTCACCGGCTGTAATTTAGTGTGCGGCGCAGTATTTCACTTGTGCAAAGTTGAAGAACACAACCTCCTATGTCCGCTAGTGAGGGTGCCCTGTTTGAACAGCGCCTACGGATGTCCCGCCAACATGATGCGCAACCAGATATCTGCGCATCTGCCGTTGTGTCCGGCTGGGGTGGTGTGCTGCACCATGGAGTGGAACCGCTGGCCGGTCAGCTGTACAGACTACTCATCTTACGAGCGCTTGAGTCGTGGCGTGAAGGAGGCGGAGCAACTGGACATGGCCCTCGCCCTCCAGGACCAGCGCACTTTGCTGGAATCACTCAAGTTAATAGCCATCACGCCCACCGTCCATGGTAGCTGGTTCAGCCCCCCGGATAGGATTGTCAGAGTGACGGAACTGGAGTTGTCCGCGCTGATGGAGTTGCATTCGGCCACGGGGAAAGAGCGCATCGCCAACGGTATAAACGCAATGAACGAACAGCAGTACACCAAACTGTATGAGGCCACTGTAGAGACAGCGAGGAGCTTAGCCACGGCTTTGGAGTTGGTTAGTGGCTCAAACTCTTCCGATAGCCTTGCTGAAGGTGTAAAAGCGGAAGCCGCTTTGCAGGCCAGCAAACTGGAAGGACTGGTGCAGCTTCAAAACATACGAACAGCAGACGAGACTATGGAGAAAGAAACGAGTTCATTAACAAAAGCCTGCCTCGAAATAGTGGCACAAGACGACTTGGTGACTCCTCAGGATGTGGTGATGTCCCCTTTGCTGCAAGAAAGGGAGCCAGCTCTGGAAAACCACAAACCGCAAGAGCAGATACCTACCCCTGCCAATCAATGGGGAACCAAGACACAGGACAAAGCAGTGGACACCTCTGACCTGGAGCAGGAGGATGACCTCGTGGGACTTGGAGAAATCGACTTGATCACAGCTGCCCTGATTTTCTGCTTAGAGGAGTCCAAAGACTGCAAGAGGATATCTGATACACTCTGCATGGATAACGGCTACGTCCACTCGGGAACGCAGACGTTCCCATTCCCGGCAGCAGTTTTGGTCACTAACACAAGGGTCGGCGATATGGCCTCCGCGTCCGCCTGCGATCACGCTTCCCCGCAGATCTCGTCCCCTAGCCCCTTCCACACTCTCCGCCTTAGCTTGGTTCTGGAAGCCCTGAAGGTCGAGGCGGACATTAACAACTACTACTTCCCCAGGAGCACCCGCTACCAGCACATGTTCCCCTTTGTGTGCGCGCAGTCCTTCCGCAGGGATGAATTTCCCTCGCATTTCAACAACGTCCACGGCGACATTCACGCTGGCCtcaatggctggatggagcaccGCTGCCCTCTAGCCTTTTATGGCTGCACCTTCTCCCAGCGGAGGTTTTACCCCAGCGCGCCAGGTGCGAAGGTGGTCCACGACAGGCACCTGAGGTCCTTCGGGGTGCTTCCTCATCCAGATACCAAATTATCAGGCGATTCCCAGTCGGACCAGTTCAGCAGGCTCCCCAATGAAATACTGAGGCACATAGCTGGTTTCCTTGATGGCTTCAGCCTGTGCCAACTGTCTTTGGTGTCACGGACCATGAGAGAAGTGTGCGCCTGTCTCCTCAAGAGCAGAGGCATTGTAGAGCTACGGTGGGAGAGGAGGCAAGACTCTAGTGGTCACATAACCTGGCAGGTTAAACATAAAGTGAGTTCTTTTCTGGTTGATTTGTTAGACAATTTAGAGCAGGGTGTCAAACCCATCCCTACAGGAGAGAAATCCATTGGGCATGCTGATCAAATTTGGGCTACTTTTAGCAAAATTCATTGGTTTCGGAAGGAACAGTTACATTTTTTAGGGTAAATGGCCCACGGCTGCCAACTATATTGGTAGTCGATAAATTGTTGTGCATTGTTGACCTCAAAACcatcctaatttttttttgcctcataaATACAAATActttcttattttattttttcttaattaaaaaaagggtgAAACCtctacttttatttttaaattaaaaaaaaaaaatcaagattaaaaaaaacaaaacaaaaaaaacactaaatatTCTGTTTTCTGGCATACCGAAATTTTATATACAGGTAGACCCCGGGTTAGGaaagagttccgttcctacgctggcgacgtaaccagaATGAACAATTTAAGTAacactaaatctcaaaataactatccaaaaagtccaaaagtattgtattatgtttaatgatggaggatacactgctctctggtggcagcattgggtctggctggactgtcaacttgtatgactgaggagcagactcagacgtctgacattgATAAAGGATAGATGCGCTCTGGTTTGTTCCacatcaggctgtaagttgtttcaactAATATATGTTGGTGTATGCATTTGCAATTTAGTGTAGAGCTactgtttgtggagttatgtgtgcgtgatttgctttgagaattttaaaaatgttagcattcgtagcatttaagatagcggacgttTGTTAGGCAAATAAGGCAAATTCATTCTACTAAATTGACATATTGATCACAATAGATGGATGGTTGAAcatcaattgttttgtgtcaagtgtgtgGTTACAATGCCTGTTGTTTTGAACATACAGTAAGTGTacgtatgtgtgttacagctttacaaattgtcataaGTCAAGGaagtaaaaatttcaaaaagcacaattgccctgTTTgcagtctgtaaagctgaacgacTTCATTTAGTGAGGAcggaacacatcatattaataaactAAACATAAAAATACGATACTGTGAGGTGCAACAAGGTACTTTTTATGCGACTAAAAAAAACTACAACTGgggacaaaatggcggatgagactccggcgtcgaaaATCGCTTAAGTCAAGTACGTCATAACCCGGGCACCAATTGTACACTTAAACATTTTAACAAGAAACGGTCGATGCACAtgtcctcatttattttgcgGGCCGCACAAAATGACATGGCGGGCCTGAGCTGTCCCACGAGCtgcgagtttgacacctgtgatttaGAGTTTTATATTAACCTAACATACATATGGTaagatatttttgttgtttggctgcAGGTATGGCGGTTCAGCACCGCATTCAGCCCAGTGCTGAGGTGGGGCTTCACAGACGTCCCCAGCATGTCGAACCACTTGAAGAAAT carries:
- the LOC130907320 gene encoding F-box only protein 30-like translates to MAEEHAHCMTCVNRGCMVRPQPGVSCDLTGCNLVCGAVFHLCKVEEHNLLCPLVRVPCLNSAYGCPANMMRNQISAHLPLCPAGVVCCTMEWNRWPVSCTDYSSYERLSRGVKEAEQLDMALALQDQRTLLESLKLIAITPTVHGSWFSPPDRIVRVTELELSALMELHSATGKERIANGINAMNEQQYTKLYEATVETARSLATALELVSGSNSSDSLAEGVKAEAALQASKLEGLVQLQNIRTADETMEKETSSLTKACLEIVAQDDLVTPQDVVMSPLLQEREPALENHKPQEQIPTPANQWGTKTQDKAVDTSDLEQEDDLVGLGEIDLITAALIFCLEESKDCKRISDTLCMDNGYVHSGTQTFPFPAAVLVTNTRVGDMASASACDHASPQISSPSPFHTLRLSLVLEALKVEADINNYYFPRSTRYQHMFPFVCAQSFRRDEFPSHFNNVHGDIHAGLNGWMEHRCPLAFYGCTFSQRRFYPSAPGAKVVHDRHLRSFGVLPHPDTKLSGDSQSDQFSRLPNEILRHIAGFLDGFSLCQLSLVSRTMREVCACLLKSRGIVELRWERRQDSSGHITWQVKHKVWRFSTAFSPVLRWGFTDVPSMSNHLKKCQYNTVDRQTKPVPLPGLRHVLSPFSTLALSKYFNTSEDS